The Fibrobacter sp. UWEL genome includes a region encoding these proteins:
- the prfB gene encoding peptide chain release factor 2 (programmed frameshift): MAFQTTHTGLIDLRARIDKLWGYLDLEAKTEELYVLEKDSNDPNLWNDQEKAQSMMKKIGNLRDLLNKWNEVSAACNDLAELYEMSKDEESEDLTKSIESDIADLKAKIEEMEFKKMLNGPDDACACLLSIHPGAGGTESQDWALMLFRMYTHFFEREKMDFKVVDFQEAEDAGLKSATIEVSCENAYGLLRSEIGVHRLVRISPFDANARRHTSFTAVYLYPEHEDIEFDLDMQDVRVDTYRSSGAGGQYINKTDSAVRMTHLPTGIMASCQTERSQIQNRETCYKMLKTMVAEHYRLEEEAKRDARMAEKKKVEWGSQIRSYVLQPYQMVKDLRTGVETSDTAGVLDGKIKPFINAYLLSTSEQQQG; the protein is encoded by the exons ATGGCATTTCAGACTACACATACCGGGTTGATCGACTTGCGTGCTCGCATCGATAAGCTCTGGGGGTATCTT GACTTAGAGGCTAAGACCGAAGAACTCTATGTGTTGGAAAAGGATTCCAACGACCCCAACCTGTGGAACGACCAGGAAAAGGCTCAGTCCATGATGAAGAAGATCGGCAACTTGCGCGACCTTCTGAACAAGTGGAACGAAGTTTCTGCTGCTTGCAACGACCTGGCTGAACTTTACGAAATGAGCAAGGACGAAGAGTCCGAAGACTTGACCAAGTCCATTGAATCTGATATTGCCGACCTGAAGGCAAAGATCGAGGAAATGGAATTCAAGAAGATGCTCAACGGCCCTGATGACGCTTGCGCTTGCCTCTTGTCTATTCATCCGGGTGCAGGTGGTACGGAATCCCAGGACTGGGCTTTGATGCTGTTCCGCATGTACACTCACTTCTTTGAACGTGAAAAGATGGACTTCAAGGTGGTGGACTTCCAGGAAGCGGAAGATGCCGGCCTGAAGAGCGCTACTATTGAAGTGTCTTGCGAAAATGCCTACGGTCTGCTTCGTTCAGAGATTGGTGTACATCGTCTAGTGCGTATCAGCCCCTTTGACGCAAATGCCCGCCGTCATACAAGCTTTACCGCGGTTTATCTGTATCCTGAACACGAAGACATTGAGTTTGACTTGGATATGCAAGATGTCCGTGTGGATACTTACCGCAGTAGCGGCGCCGGTGGTCAGTACATCAACAAGACGGACTCCGCTGTTCGTATGACGCACTTGCCTACAGGTATTATGGCTAGCTGCCAGACGGAACGTTCTCAGATTCAGAACCGCGAAACCTGTTACAAGATGCTGAAGACTATGGTGGCTGAACATTACCGCCTGGAAGAAGAAGCCAAGCGTGACGCTCGTATGGCTGAAAAGAAGAAGGTGGAATGGGGTAGCCAGATCCGTAGCTATGTTCTGCAGCCTTACCAGATGGTGAAGGACCTGCGAACTGGTGTGGAAACCTCCGATACCGCCGGCGTGCTGGATGGCAAGATCAAGCCGTTCATTAACGCTTACTTGCTTAGCACCAGCGAACAGCAGCAGGGATAG
- a CDS encoding acyltransferase: MGEIRNKQSREIYAELLRVIAAFTVVFQHTVTSVWYTVPVDSSDFAALNFLNSMSRFGVGVFIMISGAFMLSPKYPHPPQKILKHNLPRTLIPLVFWVIVYGVVGQISDNIADGSFAAGDIGGIIADVLSAPLLLFTKPAGHLWFLYTLAGLYLLTPPLRVFTEHASRKMVLYVIAIFFTFGLFLPTADHLLAKFAHFSMYKNIGIQGVTSFAGFYLTGFYLSHFGIGAKARKLLYGAALASWIIAFVAATYMSELRDAPNEYFFGNFRPTTFLMAAGVFAAMRAKFGSSTNQLPWLRSLAPCMLGVYLVHPLFIKAFYGLHLTLLEPHPIVTAPVAAIVFFGLSLGTVHLFRKIPGIKKFL; this comes from the coding sequence ATGGGTGAAATTAGGAACAAACAGTCGCGAGAAATTTACGCCGAGTTGCTTCGGGTGATTGCCGCATTCACCGTGGTTTTCCAGCACACGGTCACTTCCGTCTGGTACACAGTGCCGGTAGATTCCAGCGATTTCGCCGCCCTGAATTTTCTGAACAGCATGTCCCGTTTTGGCGTGGGCGTGTTCATCATGATCAGTGGGGCGTTCATGCTCTCCCCCAAGTACCCGCACCCGCCTCAGAAAATTTTAAAACATAACCTCCCCCGCACTTTGATCCCGCTGGTGTTCTGGGTGATCGTATACGGCGTTGTAGGTCAGATTTCAGATAACATTGCAGACGGCAGTTTCGCTGCGGGAGACATCGGGGGAATTATCGCAGACGTCTTATCAGCGCCCCTCCTGCTGTTCACTAAACCTGCGGGACATCTCTGGTTCTTGTATACCCTCGCCGGTCTATACCTCCTGACGCCGCCCCTTCGGGTCTTTACCGAACACGCCTCCCGCAAGATGGTTCTTTACGTTATCGCCATCTTTTTCACCTTCGGGCTGTTCCTGCCCACCGCAGATCACCTGCTGGCAAAGTTCGCCCACTTCTCGATGTACAAGAACATTGGCATCCAGGGAGTTACGTCTTTTGCGGGTTTCTATCTCACGGGATTTTACCTCTCCCATTTCGGGATTGGCGCCAAAGCCCGAAAGCTTCTGTACGGAGCTGCTCTCGCCTCATGGATTATCGCGTTTGTTGCCGCCACCTACATGAGTGAACTACGCGATGCGCCTAACGAATACTTCTTCGGGAACTTCAGACCCACCACCTTCCTGATGGCAGCAGGCGTATTTGCAGCCATGCGAGCGAAATTCGGCAGCAGCACCAACCAGCTTCCATGGCTTCGCAGCCTTGCCCCCTGCATGCTTGGGGTATACTTAGTCCACCCGCTGTTTATCAAGGCTTTCTACGGCCTTCATTTAACGCTGTTGGAACCTCACCCCATCGTAACTGCACCAGTCGCCGCCATAGTTTTCTTCGGGTTGTCACTGGGTACAGTTCACCTGTTCCGCAAGATTCCAGGAATCAAGAAATTCCTTTAG
- a CDS encoding diphosphate--fructose-6-phosphate 1-phosphotransferase — MADNLSVLGKARKAYQPKLPVALRKGALNVALNKGKATESVRDQKKIKALFPNTYGAPYIQLKAGKAAGEAKALNVGVVLSGGQAPGGHNVIAGLFDGIKSINKSSKLLGFLGGPSGLENGKFIVINEKIMDSYRNTGGFDIIQSGRTKLETEEQFKKCMAVAKAQKLDAIVIIGGDDSNTNAAVLGEYFQANGASCVVCGCPKTIDGDLKNEYIETSFGFDTAVKTYSELIGNIMRDANSAQKYWHFIKLMGRSASHIALEAALQTHPNVCLISEEVKAKKMKLKQVIKYVADIVAARAADGKNFGVALIPEGLLEFIPDVGVLISELSEALAHHEKEVEGLDTAAKVEKLCKWVSKASAEVLVSLPSFVQAQLMLDRDSHGNVQVSLIETEKLIIDMVKSELKSRKNFKGKFSALNHFFGYEGRCAAPSNFDADYCYSLGYTASVLAFNKMNGYMSSVRDLTKGIEKWTAGGIPITMMMNMERRHGADKPVIQKALVELNGNPFKYFAANREEWAKTESYTYPGPIQYWGPSEVCDVTNFTIKLERGALKVAAPKAKKSK; from the coding sequence ATGGCTGACAATCTGTCCGTCCTCGGCAAGGCTCGCAAGGCCTACCAGCCGAAACTCCCCGTCGCTCTCCGTAAGGGCGCTCTCAATGTCGCACTCAACAAGGGTAAGGCAACTGAATCTGTCCGCGATCAGAAGAAGATCAAGGCTCTGTTCCCCAACACCTACGGTGCTCCCTACATTCAGCTGAAGGCTGGCAAGGCTGCTGGCGAAGCTAAGGCTCTCAATGTTGGCGTTGTTCTTTCTGGCGGTCAGGCACCTGGTGGCCACAACGTTATTGCTGGTCTCTTCGACGGTATCAAGAGCATCAACAAGTCTTCCAAGCTCCTGGGCTTCCTCGGTGGCCCGTCCGGCCTCGAAAACGGCAAGTTCATCGTGATCAACGAAAAGATCATGGACTCCTACCGCAACACTGGTGGTTTCGACATCATCCAGTCCGGCCGTACCAAGCTGGAAACTGAAGAACAGTTCAAGAAGTGCATGGCAGTTGCCAAGGCTCAGAAGCTCGACGCTATCGTGATTATCGGTGGTGACGACTCCAACACCAACGCAGCTGTTCTCGGTGAATACTTCCAGGCTAACGGCGCTTCCTGCGTTGTTTGCGGCTGCCCCAAGACCATCGACGGCGACCTTAAGAACGAATACATCGAAACCTCCTTCGGTTTCGACACCGCTGTGAAGACCTACTCTGAACTCATCGGCAACATCATGCGCGATGCTAACTCCGCTCAGAAGTACTGGCACTTCATCAAGCTCATGGGTCGTTCTGCTTCTCACATCGCTCTCGAAGCAGCTCTCCAGACTCATCCCAACGTCTGCTTGATCTCTGAAGAAGTCAAGGCTAAGAAGATGAAGCTGAAGCAGGTCATCAAGTATGTTGCAGACATCGTTGCTGCTCGTGCTGCTGACGGCAAGAACTTCGGTGTCGCTCTCATTCCGGAAGGCCTCCTGGAATTCATCCCGGATGTTGGCGTTCTCATTTCCGAACTCTCTGAAGCTCTCGCTCATCACGAAAAGGAAGTTGAAGGTCTCGACACCGCTGCTAAGGTTGAAAAGCTCTGCAAGTGGGTTTCCAAGGCTTCTGCAGAAGTTCTCGTTTCTCTGCCTTCCTTCGTTCAGGCTCAGCTCATGCTGGACCGCGACTCTCATGGTAACGTTCAGGTTTCCCTGATCGAAACCGAAAAGCTCATCATCGACATGGTGAAGAGCGAACTCAAGAGCCGCAAGAACTTCAAGGGCAAGTTCTCTGCTCTCAACCACTTCTTCGGTTACGAAGGCCGTTGCGCAGCTCCGTCCAACTTCGACGCTGACTACTGCTACAGCCTGGGCTACACCGCTTCCGTTCTCGCTTTCAACAAGATGAACGGCTACATGAGCTCTGTTCGCGACCTGACCAAGGGTATCGAAAAGTGGACCGCTGGTGGCATTCCTATCACTATGATGATGAACATGGAACGTCGTCACGGTGCAGACAAGCCGGTTATCCAGAAGGCTCTCGTCGAACTCAACGGCAATCCGTTCAAGTACTTCGCAGCTAACCGCGAAGAATGGGCTAAGACTGAATCCTACACCTATCCGGGTCCGATCCAGTACTGGGGTCCCAGCGAAGTTTGCGACGTTACCAACTTCACTATCAAGCTGGAACGCGGCGCCCTCAAGGTTGCTGCTCCCAAGGCTAAGAAGTCCAAGTAA
- a CDS encoding CotH kinase family protein encodes MNKKIVLMSVCAAGVMFSACSDDPSSPNVDPIYSSGYVDPALSSATEYVTDPTTGQLVPVSSASAVDPNNPQPGTSSGVVTDPNNPQPGTSSGVVTDPNNPQPGTSSGVVTDPNNPQPGATSSASAPGQSSSSGLKDYDDNHAPKESVLPPAGFYSNLTINPPAAKQGGQVKCTFDGSFPTANSESLTAAKQITENTVIRCSEFVNGQPADTTTQTYFINETVNMPVIALTVNHHDMFDSTDGLYATGNLTNNSAGGGMWGGIDFGGGNATDNNNAKCTEPCKAANFWKDDELPVHVEFFENGSSTKTKNWEIDAGISIIGNYSRYKPKKSVAIKMDDSLYNDKVLKYSLFKTRPEAKRFKSFNLRNNGNRFWTDYFGDAMLTSLMEGTEVDYQRSRQVVVFYNGEYFGIHDMRERLNRNFATTNYGIDAKSINVVKNCSNGDAGYQSGWCPSGTNGASASEFAQVQTSIANGNFDGENNQSYAQAKEKLNMSSFAQYMIAEMYIHNGDWPGNNVRFWGGAGQPFKAMIFDVDHGYGFSPGITGFDTESQNMFSWVLGSTTMDNGNGGNQGGNAGGMFGGGMGGWSMGSNSAIGNMLKSLLKNPDFKRLFINQAAILLNDYLTYEKVQSAVQNMLATMPSSERSRDEQRWPRNQTAFTWQPEGTQLLQFARNRTETFRQEVATYFGLSGEANVTISTNGSGSVKVDGMSLPSNNYRGKFFSGTQMELTAVPGAGYMFTGWSDGSSENPRLVNVTEGMTITAQFK; translated from the coding sequence GTGAATAAGAAAATCGTCCTTATGTCGGTGTGTGCTGCAGGTGTCATGTTTAGCGCCTGTTCAGATGATCCTTCCTCCCCCAATGTGGATCCCATTTATTCTAGCGGGTACGTAGATCCTGCTTTGTCCTCCGCAACGGAGTATGTAACCGATCCCACTACTGGCCAACTTGTTCCCGTCAGTTCTGCTTCTGCAGTTGATCCCAACAATCCCCAACCGGGTACAAGTTCCGGTGTGGTTACGGATCCCAACAATCCCCAGCCGGGCACAAGCTCCGGTGTCGTCACGGATCCTAACAATCCTCAGCCGGGTACAAGTTCCGGTGTGGTTACGGACCCCAACAATCCCCAGCCGGGCGCAACTTCCAGCGCCTCCGCACCTGGCCAGAGTTCCTCCAGCGGCCTCAAGGATTACGACGATAACCACGCCCCCAAGGAAAGTGTCCTGCCTCCCGCAGGTTTCTACTCTAACTTGACCATCAATCCGCCTGCAGCAAAACAAGGTGGCCAGGTCAAGTGTACTTTTGACGGTTCCTTCCCCACCGCTAATTCCGAAAGTTTGACTGCTGCAAAGCAGATTACAGAAAACACCGTTATCCGTTGTTCCGAATTCGTGAATGGACAGCCTGCGGACACAACCACTCAGACTTATTTCATTAACGAAACCGTCAATATGCCGGTGATTGCACTTACGGTGAACCATCACGACATGTTTGACTCCACCGATGGCCTCTATGCAACCGGCAACCTGACCAACAACAGCGCTGGTGGCGGTATGTGGGGCGGCATAGATTTTGGCGGCGGAAACGCAACCGACAACAACAACGCCAAGTGTACCGAACCCTGTAAGGCTGCAAATTTCTGGAAGGACGACGAACTTCCCGTCCATGTGGAATTCTTCGAAAACGGCAGCTCCACCAAGACAAAGAACTGGGAAATCGACGCAGGTATTTCCATTATCGGTAACTACAGCCGCTACAAGCCCAAGAAGAGCGTTGCCATCAAGATGGACGACTCCCTCTATAACGACAAGGTCTTAAAGTACAGCCTGTTCAAGACCCGTCCCGAGGCAAAACGTTTCAAGAGTTTCAACCTCCGTAACAATGGTAACCGATTCTGGACAGACTACTTTGGCGACGCCATGCTCACTAGCCTTATGGAAGGCACCGAAGTAGACTACCAGCGTAGCCGCCAGGTGGTGGTGTTCTACAACGGCGAATATTTTGGCATTCACGACATGCGCGAACGCTTGAACAGAAACTTCGCAACCACCAACTACGGCATTGACGCCAAGTCCATCAACGTGGTCAAAAACTGTTCCAATGGCGACGCAGGCTATCAGAGTGGCTGGTGCCCCAGCGGTACTAACGGAGCATCCGCCTCTGAATTTGCCCAGGTGCAGACTTCTATTGCCAACGGCAACTTCGATGGTGAAAACAACCAGAGCTACGCCCAGGCCAAGGAAAAGCTGAACATGAGCAGCTTCGCCCAGTACATGATTGCAGAAATGTACATCCACAACGGTGACTGGCCGGGTAACAACGTACGTTTCTGGGGTGGCGCAGGCCAGCCCTTCAAGGCAATGATCTTTGACGTGGACCACGGTTACGGATTCAGCCCGGGCATTACCGGCTTTGACACCGAAAGCCAGAACATGTTCAGCTGGGTGCTGGGAAGCACCACCATGGACAACGGCAATGGCGGTAACCAGGGTGGTAACGCAGGCGGCATGTTCGGCGGTGGCATGGGCGGCTGGAGCATGGGTTCCAACTCCGCCATCGGAAACATGCTCAAGAGCCTGCTCAAGAATCCCGACTTTAAGCGTTTGTTCATTAACCAGGCTGCAATCCTGCTGAATGACTACCTGACTTATGAAAAGGTACAGTCTGCCGTACAGAACATGCTGGCTACGATGCCCTCTAGCGAACGCTCCCGCGATGAACAGCGCTGGCCCCGCAACCAGACTGCGTTCACCTGGCAGCCCGAAGGCACTCAGCTCCTGCAGTTCGCACGCAACCGCACAGAAACGTTCCGCCAGGAAGTGGCCACCTACTTTGGCCTTTCTGGAGAAGCCAACGTGACCATCTCTACCAACGGAAGCGGCTCCGTAAAGGTTGACGGCATGAGTCTGCCCAGCAATAATTACAGGGGCAAGTTCTTCAGCGGAACTCAGATGGAACTTACCGCAGTGCCGGGCGCAGGCTATATGTTTACCGGCTGGTCCGACGGTTCCTCCGAAAATCCCCGCCTCGTAAACGTCACTGAAGGCATGACCATCACGGCTCAGTTCAAGTAA
- the aqpZ gene encoding aquaporin Z — MKLSTRAIAEAIGTFWLVFGGCGAAVLACGVPTTGIGYVGVSLAFGLTVLTMAYALGHISGCHLNPAVTLGQVAGGRFPAKEAPAYIIAQVIGGIIAAAVLFAIAQPDLTNAGIGAFATNGWSDSLTNGLNAFGGKTSGMCSAFLIEVVLTAIFLFVIMGATDGRAPAGFAPIAIGLCLTLIHLISIPVTNTSVNPARSTAVAVFVGGAAIKQLWLFWVAPILGGVIGGFGYKFLAECKNCKK, encoded by the coding sequence ATGAAACTTTCTACTCGTGCAATTGCAGAAGCAATCGGTACTTTCTGGCTGGTGTTCGGTGGCTGCGGCGCAGCTGTACTCGCTTGCGGCGTTCCCACCACTGGCATTGGCTACGTTGGCGTTTCCCTGGCTTTCGGTCTGACAGTCTTGACCATGGCATACGCTCTGGGCCACATTTCCGGTTGCCACCTGAACCCGGCTGTAACTCTGGGCCAGGTCGCTGGCGGTCGTTTCCCCGCCAAGGAAGCTCCGGCTTACATCATCGCACAGGTGATTGGCGGCATTATCGCTGCTGCAGTTCTTTTTGCAATTGCCCAGCCGGACCTGACCAACGCTGGCATTGGCGCATTCGCCACCAACGGCTGGTCCGATAGCCTCACCAACGGTCTCAACGCATTTGGCGGCAAAACTTCCGGCATGTGCAGCGCCTTCCTCATCGAAGTGGTGCTTACCGCAATCTTCCTGTTCGTGATCATGGGTGCAACTGATGGTCGCGCTCCCGCTGGCTTTGCTCCCATCGCTATCGGCCTGTGCCTCACCCTCATCCACCTGATTTCCATTCCCGTCACCAACACTTCCGTGAACCCGGCTCGCTCCACTGCAGTGGCTGTGTTCGTTGGCGGTGCAGCTATTAAGCAGCTGTGGCTCTTCTGGGTGGCACCCATCCTGGGTGGCGTCATCGGCGGCTTCGGCTACAAGTTCCTTGCCGAATGCAAGAACTGCAAGAAGTAG
- a CDS encoding polysaccharide biosynthesis tyrosine autokinase translates to MDINEKNASANQTALPAQKGDDSIDLLEVLGILWSKKFTILSFLFMGGVIGFLLMNWVRPEYTSDAMIQVDIRGNKVSRAMGEMGALLDMASPSDAEIELVKSRSVLAYVVEEEHLRFNATPIGKMDRLLHREGRMDIDELDIPQIARKERWIAQITGINSYEVITPEGAVLAKAEIGETIRAPYAGDTLVMRVRLMRGIEGQQFILRQLTPLSAIRGLASKLSVAEKGKQTGIIAVSLKHRYADRSAAILNTIADTYVRRNVEKRSAEAEKTLEFLEKQLPGVRAKLDTAERILADYRHKIGSVDMTGETQVHLQKEVDLQKQLLRLEQERQEATRLFKEEHPSVQTLTKQQDKLRRELAKLKSSAEKMPLTQQEVMRLQEDVQVNNAIYNTMLNNIEQLRVVRAGEVGNVRVVDYAMVEDRPSKPKKMRILLGAIAASFVLASLLIYLLRMLHNGVRSSNDVENTTGVSVYAKIPEHHGKTSKSKKRIPVVISEPEDRVSESFRSLLTSVDFSMTSLSHPVLMISGLIPGGGKSFVSLNLAALYAESGKRTLLIDADMRRGVHHSGCKMGLAELLSGTCELGAVAVQSNVENMYVVSAGHSRLSPSELLRGENFTKLMDVARKQFDIIIVDTPPMSMVTDAELIYPVVDFSLFVLHYGKHNMNEIKESVAKMNRFGDKPKAFVMNHCEREAGRYGYGYGYGYYGYYSKNK, encoded by the coding sequence ATGGATATTAACGAAAAGAACGCCTCTGCTAATCAAACTGCTCTCCCGGCTCAAAAGGGTGATGATTCCATTGACCTGTTAGAGGTTCTTGGTATTTTATGGTCCAAAAAGTTTACCATTCTCAGCTTTTTGTTTATGGGCGGCGTGATTGGTTTTCTATTGATGAACTGGGTTCGTCCCGAGTATACCAGCGACGCCATGATCCAGGTGGATATTCGTGGTAACAAGGTCTCTAGGGCTATGGGCGAAATGGGTGCGCTGTTGGATATGGCTAGCCCCTCTGATGCGGAAATTGAACTGGTAAAGAGTCGCAGTGTGCTTGCTTACGTGGTGGAAGAAGAACACTTGCGTTTTAACGCAACTCCTATTGGAAAGATGGATCGCCTGCTGCATCGTGAAGGCCGTATGGATATCGATGAGCTGGATATTCCCCAGATTGCTCGCAAGGAACGCTGGATTGCCCAAATTACCGGCATTAACTCTTATGAGGTGATTACTCCCGAAGGTGCTGTGCTTGCAAAGGCTGAAATTGGCGAAACCATTCGAGCTCCTTATGCAGGTGATACGTTAGTCATGCGTGTTCGCCTGATGCGTGGTATCGAAGGCCAGCAGTTTATTTTACGTCAACTTACCCCGTTGTCTGCAATTAGAGGCCTTGCAAGTAAGCTTTCTGTTGCTGAAAAAGGTAAACAGACTGGTATCATTGCTGTTTCCCTGAAGCATCGCTATGCAGACCGTTCTGCCGCCATCTTGAACACTATTGCGGATACTTACGTGCGTCGCAATGTGGAAAAGCGTAGCGCCGAAGCTGAAAAGACACTGGAATTTTTGGAAAAGCAGCTGCCTGGCGTTAGGGCCAAACTGGATACGGCCGAAAGGATTCTGGCGGATTATCGCCATAAGATCGGATCTGTGGACATGACGGGTGAAACCCAGGTTCACCTGCAAAAGGAAGTGGACCTGCAGAAACAATTGCTCAGGCTGGAACAGGAACGTCAGGAAGCTACCCGACTGTTCAAGGAAGAGCATCCCTCTGTTCAAACCCTAACCAAGCAGCAGGACAAACTCCGTCGTGAATTGGCCAAGTTGAAATCCAGTGCTGAAAAAATGCCCCTGACTCAGCAGGAAGTCATGCGCTTGCAAGAAGATGTGCAGGTGAATAACGCCATCTATAACACAATGCTCAACAACATTGAGCAGCTTCGTGTGGTGCGTGCTGGTGAAGTGGGTAACGTCCGAGTGGTGGATTACGCCATGGTGGAAGACCGTCCCAGCAAGCCGAAGAAAATGCGTATTCTGCTGGGGGCTATTGCGGCATCTTTCGTGCTGGCCTCCCTCCTGATTTACCTGTTACGAATGCTCCATAATGGAGTTCGTAGCAGCAATGACGTAGAAAATACTACGGGCGTAAGTGTTTATGCCAAGATTCCTGAACATCACGGAAAGACTTCCAAAAGCAAGAAGCGTATTCCTGTTGTTATTTCGGAACCTGAAGATCGCGTGAGCGAATCCTTCCGAAGCTTGCTTACTTCTGTAGACTTTAGCATGACTTCTTTAAGTCATCCAGTATTGATGATTTCCGGCTTGATTCCTGGGGGGGGCAAGAGCTTTGTCTCTTTGAATTTGGCAGCCCTGTATGCTGAATCTGGCAAGCGTACCTTGCTTATTGACGCTGACATGCGCCGTGGCGTTCATCATAGTGGTTGCAAGATGGGTCTTGCTGAATTGCTGAGTGGAACTTGTGAACTAGGCGCTGTTGCTGTTCAGTCTAATGTGGAAAACATGTATGTGGTTTCTGCAGGTCATTCCAGACTTTCTCCCAGCGAATTATTGCGTGGTGAAAACTTCACGAAACTGATGGATGTGGCTCGAAAACAGTTCGATATCATCATCGTTGATACTCCTCCCATGAGCATGGTAACCGATGCTGAATTGATCTATCCTGTTGTCGATTTCAGTCTTTTTGTGCTCCATTACGGAAAGCACAATATGAACGAAATCAAGGAATCCGTGGCCAAAATGAACCGCTTTGGCGATAAGCCTAAGGCATTCGTGATGAACCATTGCGAACGTGAAGCAGGTCGCTATGGCTACGGTTACGGATATGGGTACTACGGCTATTATTCCAAGAACAAGTAA